The Hymenobacter sp. 5317J-9 genome has a window encoding:
- the msrB gene encoding peptide-methionine (R)-S-oxide reductase MsrB: MQTWNDVIRLANNPIPSPRRVEKTPAEWRQQLTAEQFHVTREHGTERAFTGEYCEAHEAGLYACVCCGTPLYDSRTKFESGTGWPSFTQPVDESAIRYKKDTSYGMVRVEVLCNVCDAHQGHVFPDGPAPSGLRLCINSASIKLVQGEGTPVAP, from the coding sequence ATGCAAACCTGGAACGACGTCATCCGCCTCGCCAATAATCCCATTCCCTCGCCGCGCCGCGTGGAAAAAACGCCCGCCGAGTGGCGCCAGCAGCTCACCGCCGAGCAGTTCCACGTCACCCGCGAGCACGGCACCGAGCGCGCCTTCACCGGCGAGTACTGCGAGGCCCACGAAGCCGGCCTCTACGCCTGCGTGTGCTGCGGCACCCCGCTCTACGACTCGCGCACCAAGTTCGAGTCGGGCACCGGCTGGCCCTCGTTCACGCAGCCCGTCGACGAAAGCGCCATTCGCTACAAGAAGGACACCAGCTACGGCATGGTGCGCGTGGAAGTGCTCTGCAACGTGTGCGACGCCCACCAGGGCCACGTTTTCCCCGACGGGCCCGCGCCCAGTGGCCTGCGCCTGTGCATCAACTCGGCCAGCATCAAGCTGGTGCAGGGCGAAGGCACGCCGGTGGCGCCCTAA
- a CDS encoding four helix bundle protein has product MAIPEADNLIVRLTFEFSLLIIEYTERLEAQRRYVMAKQLMRSGTAIGANVREAQSSESRADFVHKCKIAAKEAEETDYWLLLCHHASSYESPGELLPRLLSIWKILSKIISSARSTQPSA; this is encoded by the coding sequence GTGGCAATTCCCGAAGCTGATAATCTGATTGTTCGGCTGACTTTTGAATTTTCGCTGCTCATCATCGAGTACACCGAACGGCTGGAAGCGCAGCGGCGCTACGTCATGGCAAAACAGTTGATGAGGAGCGGCACGGCAATTGGCGCGAATGTTCGGGAGGCGCAAAGTTCCGAAAGCCGCGCCGACTTTGTACACAAATGTAAAATTGCGGCCAAAGAAGCCGAAGAAACCGATTATTGGCTGCTGCTCTGCCACCACGCCTCTTCCTACGAAAGCCCCGGCGAGCTGCTGCCGCGCCTGCTGAGCATCTGGAAAATTTTATCCAAAATCATATCCTCCGCACGCTCAACCCAGCCAAGTGCATGA
- a CDS encoding alpha/beta hydrolase, whose protein sequence is MQETTQVFIVPGLGSSGPDHWQTHFQRLHPEFIRIEQREWDAPDRTNWVETLEQALDGYVLSDVVLVAHSLGCVTVAHWAGQYGHRIKGALLVAPSDVETAHYAAFPTTGFGPMPLQRLPFPSKVVFSQNDEWVTPARARQFAEAWGSELVDIGDAGHINAASGHGDWPAGLALLREWL, encoded by the coding sequence ATGCAGGAAACCACTCAAGTCTTCATCGTGCCCGGCCTCGGCAGCTCGGGGCCCGACCATTGGCAAACCCATTTTCAGCGCCTCCACCCCGAATTCATTCGCATTGAGCAGCGCGAGTGGGACGCCCCGGACCGCACCAATTGGGTTGAAACCTTGGAACAGGCCCTCGACGGCTATGTGCTGAGCGACGTGGTGCTGGTGGCCCACAGCCTGGGCTGCGTGACGGTGGCGCACTGGGCCGGCCAATACGGCCATCGCATAAAGGGCGCGCTGCTGGTGGCGCCCAGCGACGTGGAAACCGCGCACTACGCAGCCTTTCCCACCACCGGCTTCGGGCCCATGCCGCTGCAGCGGCTGCCCTTCCCCAGCAAAGTCGTGTTCAGCCAAAACGACGAATGGGTGACGCCCGCCCGCGCCCGGCAGTTCGCCGAGGCGTGGGGCAGCGAGCTAGTCGACATCGGCGACGCCGGTCACATCAACGCCGCCAGTGGGCACGGCGACTGGCCCGCCGGGCTGGCGCTGCTACGCGAGTGGCTGTAA
- a CDS encoding NAD(P)H-hydrate dehydratase → MKILSAAKTQELDQATIQEQGITSAELMERAARALFRWFQQEHGLCQPAETLIFCGPGNNGGDGLALARLLHEAGIGVRVALLPAGKYSADWQRNRQRLPTAVPVAELSAEALPAIGPEAVVVDALFGTGLSRPLTGLAETVVRHLNHARAPIVAIDLPSGLFTDAPQPASSMIVHAQHTVSFGLPKLAFLLPQNAEYVGEWTVEDIGLSPAFIAEAATPWHYTDAASMAGALPARPRFSHKGTFGHALLLAGSRGKMGAAVLAAGACLRGGVGLLTAHIPACGYDIFQISQPEAMCLTDAQADFISELPDLKPYQAVGIGPGLGQNEAGVTVLRQLLKQAAKPTNKRPGPLSLVIDADALNLLGAHRELLALLPENTVLTPHPKEFERLTEPARDDYHRLELLRSFAQQHRCLVVLKGAYTCLATPTGELHFNSTGNAGMATGGSGDVLTGLTLALRAHAQLSAFEAVRLAVYAHGRAGDLAAKETGQAGLVAGDLVRYIGPALAER, encoded by the coding sequence ATGAAAATTCTTTCCGCCGCCAAAACCCAGGAGCTCGACCAGGCCACCATTCAGGAGCAAGGCATTACTTCGGCTGAGCTCATGGAGCGGGCCGCCCGGGCCCTGTTTCGCTGGTTCCAACAAGAACACGGCCTGTGCCAACCCGCTGAAACCCTGATTTTTTGCGGCCCTGGCAACAACGGCGGCGACGGCCTGGCACTGGCCCGCCTGCTGCACGAGGCCGGCATTGGGGTGCGCGTGGCTCTGTTGCCCGCCGGTAAATACTCCGCCGACTGGCAGCGCAACCGCCAGCGCCTGCCCACCGCCGTGCCCGTGGCCGAGCTCAGCGCCGAAGCCCTGCCCGCCATCGGTCCGGAGGCGGTGGTGGTCGATGCCCTGTTTGGCACCGGCCTTTCGCGGCCGCTCACGGGGCTGGCCGAAACCGTGGTGCGGCACCTCAACCATGCTCGGGCACCCATAGTCGCCATTGACTTGCCCAGCGGCCTCTTCACCGACGCGCCCCAGCCGGCCAGCAGTATGATTGTGCACGCGCAGCACACCGTCAGCTTCGGGCTGCCCAAGCTGGCTTTCCTGCTGCCGCAGAATGCCGAATACGTGGGCGAGTGGACGGTGGAAGACATCGGCCTGAGTCCGGCTTTTATTGCCGAGGCGGCCACGCCCTGGCACTACACCGACGCCGCCAGCATGGCCGGTGCGCTGCCCGCCCGTCCCAGGTTCAGCCACAAGGGCACCTTTGGCCACGCCCTGCTGCTGGCGGGCAGCCGGGGAAAGATGGGCGCGGCGGTACTGGCCGCCGGCGCCTGCCTGCGCGGCGGCGTGGGCCTGCTCACAGCGCACATCCCGGCCTGCGGCTACGATATCTTCCAAATCAGCCAGCCCGAAGCCATGTGCCTGACCGATGCGCAGGCCGATTTCATCAGCGAATTACCCGACCTGAAGCCCTACCAGGCCGTGGGCATTGGTCCTGGCCTGGGCCAGAACGAGGCCGGCGTTACGGTGCTACGGCAGCTGCTGAAACAGGCCGCCAAACCCACTAACAAGCGCCCCGGCCCGCTCTCCCTCGTCATTGATGCCGACGCGCTGAACCTGCTGGGCGCGCACCGCGAACTGCTGGCGCTGCTGCCCGAAAACACCGTGCTCACGCCCCACCCAAAGGAGTTTGAGCGCCTCACCGAGCCGGCCCGCGATGACTACCACCGCCTGGAGCTGCTGCGCAGCTTCGCCCAACAGCACCGTTGCCTGGTGGTGCTGAAAGGCGCCTACACCTGTCTGGCCACGCCCACCGGCGAGCTGCACTTCAACAGCACCGGCAATGCGGGCATGGCCACCGGCGGCAGCGGCGACGTGCTCACGGGCCTTACGCTGGCGCTGCGCGCTCACGCCCAGCTCTCGGCCTTTGAAGCCGTGCGGCTGGCGGTGTATGCCCACGGCCGCGCCGGCGACCTGGCAGCCAAAGAAACCGGGCAGGCCGGGCTGGTGGCCGGCGACCTTGTGCGCTACATCGGCCCCGCGCTGGCGGAGCGTTAG
- a CDS encoding DUF6766 family protein — protein MTIQRPASPFLRFLYENSLLLVIATMTLLTLGGQFLTGWHDYNDELQDMGLAQLSAGQYFTSGHFLEATFENWESEFLQMGLYVLLTVWLRQKGSSESKKLYEEEEVDAEPDPNKEDAPGPVKRGGWVLTLYKNSLSIAFFSLFFASLWLHAKGGAEVYSIEQVHDGKPPVSLLEYLGTSRFWFESLQNWQSEFLSIVSIVGLSIFLRQQGSPESKPVDAAYSETGK, from the coding sequence ATGACCATTCAGCGTCCTGCTTCGCCTTTTTTGCGTTTTCTGTACGAAAACAGTCTATTATTGGTGATTGCCACCATGACACTGTTGACCTTGGGCGGCCAGTTCCTTACCGGGTGGCACGACTACAACGACGAGCTGCAGGACATGGGCCTGGCCCAGCTCTCGGCCGGGCAGTATTTCACCTCGGGCCATTTCCTAGAAGCCACCTTCGAAAACTGGGAAAGCGAATTCCTGCAAATGGGCCTCTACGTGCTGCTCACGGTGTGGCTGCGCCAGAAGGGCTCCTCCGAATCGAAAAAACTGTACGAAGAAGAGGAAGTTGACGCCGAGCCCGACCCGAATAAGGAAGACGCCCCCGGCCCCGTAAAGCGCGGCGGCTGGGTACTGACGCTGTACAAAAACTCGCTCAGCATCGCGTTTTTCAGCTTGTTTTTTGCCTCCCTGTGGCTGCACGCCAAGGGCGGGGCCGAGGTCTACAGCATCGAGCAGGTGCACGACGGCAAGCCGCCCGTGAGCCTGCTGGAATACCTGGGCACCTCGCGCTTCTGGTTTGAGTCGCTGCAAAACTGGCAAAGCGAGTTCCTCAGCATCGTAAGCATTGTGGGCCTGAGCATTTTCCTGCGCCAGCAGGGCTCACCCGAAAGCAAACCCGTGGATGCTGCCTACAGCGAGACAGGGAAGTAA
- a CDS encoding inorganic diphosphatase produces the protein MAHFNPWHDVSRGDETPQIVQSIIEIPKGSKGKYELDKESGLLKLDRVLFSAVHYPAAYGFIPQTYCDDKDPLDILVLCSVDIVPMCLVEAKVIGVMQMVDQDEEDDKIIAVAAHDISVNHYNDISDLPPHTLLEMQRFFEDYKALEHNKHVVVERFMGKEDAYRIINDSITLYQETFGERKSVLAEK, from the coding sequence ATGGCCCATTTTAATCCTTGGCACGACGTGTCGCGCGGCGACGAGACCCCGCAAATCGTGCAATCCATCATCGAAATCCCCAAAGGCAGCAAAGGCAAGTACGAGCTCGACAAAGAGAGCGGCCTGCTGAAGCTCGACCGCGTGCTGTTCTCGGCAGTGCACTACCCCGCCGCCTACGGCTTCATTCCGCAAACGTACTGCGACGACAAAGACCCCCTCGACATTCTGGTGCTGTGCTCGGTTGACATCGTGCCCATGTGCCTCGTGGAGGCCAAGGTCATCGGCGTAATGCAGATGGTGGACCAGGACGAAGAGGACGACAAAATCATCGCCGTGGCCGCCCACGACATTTCGGTGAACCACTACAACGACATTTCGGACCTGCCCCCGCACACGCTGCTCGAAATGCAGCGCTTCTTCGAAGACTACAAGGCCCTCGAGCACAACAAGCACGTGGTGGTGGAGCGCTTCATGGGGAAGGAAGACGCCTACCGCATCATCAACGACAGCATCACGCTCTACCAGGAAACCTTCGGCGAGCGCAAGTCGGTGCTAGCCGAAAAATAG
- the pafA gene encoding alkaline phosphatase PafA: MKKILPFTLAALLAAVPAFAQKAGKPVPRPKLVVGIVVDQMRYDYIYRYWNKYPAGGFRRLLGQGFSYESCHYNYVPTYTGPGHASVYTGTTPAVHGIIGNNWWVREESRETYVTEDKTVHAVGGTEAAGQMSPRHLLATTITDELRLATNFQAKTIGLSMKDRGSILPAGHSATAAYWYDGTNGAFISSTFYQPTLPDWVAKFNAAGHAARYLAQPWNTLLPIANYTESTPDDVPWEGAFKGESKPVFPHDLPTLAAGAPASVQPALKNSGETRNPQAPTQNLDLIRSTPFGNSLTTDFALETLRQEQMGQRGVTDFLAISYSSTDYVGHQFGPNSIEAEDTYLRLDRELARLFEALDKQVGKGQTLVFLTADHAAAHAVGFNQAHRLPGGGVGPAIMRDSVQRALTRQYGPGQWVLSYENQQVYLNRQLLKKKNIDLGKAQQDVAAALLTLPGVTQALTALDLQRAHWSEGLGMYQENGFFAPRSGDVLTVLAPGWLEAYAYPVVKGTTHGSSGAYDTHVPLLFWGWGVKHGSSAAAVRIVDIAPTIARFLHIQEPSGCSGGPLVEVLR; encoded by the coding sequence TTGAAAAAGATACTGCCCTTCACTTTGGCCGCTCTGCTGGCGGCTGTCCCGGCCTTCGCCCAAAAAGCCGGCAAACCCGTGCCGCGCCCCAAACTGGTGGTGGGCATCGTGGTCGACCAGATGCGCTACGACTACATCTACCGCTACTGGAACAAGTACCCGGCCGGGGGCTTCCGGCGCCTGCTGGGCCAGGGCTTCAGCTACGAGAGCTGCCACTACAACTACGTGCCCACCTACACCGGCCCCGGCCACGCCAGCGTGTACACCGGCACCACGCCGGCCGTGCACGGCATCATCGGCAACAACTGGTGGGTGCGCGAGGAAAGCCGCGAAACCTACGTGACCGAGGACAAAACCGTGCACGCCGTGGGCGGCACCGAAGCGGCCGGCCAGATGTCGCCGCGCCACCTGCTGGCCACCACCATCACCGACGAGCTGCGGCTGGCCACGAATTTTCAGGCCAAAACCATTGGCCTCAGCATGAAGGACCGGGGCAGCATCCTGCCGGCCGGGCATTCGGCCACCGCCGCCTACTGGTACGACGGCACCAACGGCGCCTTCATCAGCAGCACCTTCTACCAGCCCACGCTGCCCGATTGGGTGGCGAAATTCAACGCCGCCGGCCACGCCGCCCGGTACCTGGCCCAGCCCTGGAACACGCTGCTGCCCATCGCCAACTACACCGAAAGCACCCCCGATGACGTGCCTTGGGAGGGCGCTTTCAAAGGCGAAAGCAAGCCCGTGTTTCCGCACGACCTGCCCACGCTGGCGGCCGGTGCGCCCGCCTCGGTGCAGCCCGCCCTCAAAAACTCGGGCGAAACCCGCAACCCGCAGGCGCCTACCCAAAACCTCGACCTCATCCGCAGCACGCCCTTCGGCAACTCGCTCACCACCGACTTCGCCCTCGAAACCCTGCGCCAGGAGCAGATGGGCCAGCGCGGCGTGACCGATTTCCTGGCCATTAGCTACAGCAGCACCGACTACGTGGGCCACCAGTTCGGCCCCAATTCCATTGAAGCCGAAGACACCTACCTGCGCCTCGACCGCGAGCTGGCCCGCCTGTTTGAGGCGCTCGACAAGCAAGTGGGCAAGGGCCAGACCCTGGTGTTCCTCACCGCCGACCATGCTGCGGCCCACGCCGTGGGCTTCAACCAAGCCCACCGGCTGCCCGGCGGCGGCGTGGGGCCGGCCATCATGCGCGACTCGGTGCAGCGCGCCCTCACCCGCCAGTACGGCCCCGGCCAGTGGGTGCTGAGCTACGAAAACCAACAGGTGTACCTCAACCGCCAGCTGCTCAAGAAGAAAAACATCGACTTGGGCAAGGCCCAGCAGGACGTGGCCGCCGCGCTGCTCACGCTGCCCGGCGTCACGCAGGCCCTCACCGCCCTCGACCTGCAGCGCGCCCACTGGAGCGAGGGGCTGGGCATGTACCAGGAAAACGGCTTTTTTGCCCCGCGCTCGGGCGATGTGCTCACCGTGCTGGCCCCCGGCTGGCTGGAGGCTTACGCCTACCCCGTGGTGAAGGGCACCACCCACGGCTCCAGCGGGGCCTACGACACGCACGTGCCGCTGCTCTTCTGGGGCTGGGGCGTGAAACATGGTTCTTCCGCGGCCGCCGTACGTATTGTGGACATCGCGCCCACCATTGCGCGCTTTCTGCACATTCAGGAACCCAGCGGTTGTTCGGGGGGGCCTTTGGTGGAGGTGCTTCGTTGA